A stretch of the Halomonas sp. BDJS001 genome encodes the following:
- a CDS encoding kinesin, with product MSEANHSDHQSPVHKPEPAKKSDMKTLFQDNRVKAIAGIAAIAVIWAIMAQSNASSRQDRVDSLEEQLASAEQENNQLSQRISEIEQAETNLTALQEEMASLETQQEEARSSLESAQGNVGDVESRLEELESERDALEEEIATLNEQVATAESEMSALREEREEIMSTRDEAESALQQVEEARSSAEEARQEAESARQEAEQQRQQAVEELGNTEEELSALEEQISQSNEELSGLEEEISAAQSELDELRNERDSLTSERDELQGDVDSLTALREEEEQSLSQVRGELDDVMVALDLGREEVASVESDIEQRENQLERLESQLSEWRDELSTLDSRLADAEESAGEATSSSQSSPAEEGTSEGSSSDSSSDSSSEESSSSESANDSDGGSEESQQNAG from the coding sequence ATGTCGGAAGCAAACCACTCGGATCACCAGTCACCAGTCCACAAGCCAGAGCCGGCTAAAAAGTCGGATATGAAAACCCTATTTCAGGATAACCGGGTAAAAGCCATTGCCGGTATCGCCGCCATTGCGGTTATCTGGGCGATTATGGCCCAGTCCAATGCAAGCTCCCGCCAGGATCGCGTTGATAGTCTTGAAGAGCAGCTCGCCAGTGCTGAGCAAGAAAATAACCAATTGAGCCAGCGCATCAGCGAGATTGAGCAAGCTGAAACCAATTTAACCGCGCTGCAGGAGGAGATGGCATCCCTGGAAACGCAGCAGGAAGAAGCCCGCTCTTCGCTTGAAAGTGCTCAAGGCAACGTCGGCGATGTAGAGTCGCGTTTAGAAGAACTTGAATCCGAACGGGATGCGCTGGAAGAAGAAATTGCCACCCTTAATGAGCAGGTAGCAACCGCTGAAAGTGAGATGAGCGCGCTGCGTGAAGAGCGCGAAGAGATCATGAGCACCCGGGATGAGGCGGAGAGCGCCCTTCAGCAAGTAGAGGAGGCGCGTTCTAGCGCTGAAGAAGCCCGTCAGGAGGCTGAGTCCGCCCGTCAGGAAGCGGAGCAGCAGCGTCAGCAAGCGGTTGAAGAGCTGGGCAACACGGAAGAGGAACTCTCCGCACTCGAGGAGCAGATTAGCCAGTCTAATGAAGAGCTAAGTGGCTTGGAAGAAGAAATTTCGGCTGCCCAGAGCGAGCTTGATGAGCTGAGGAATGAGCGTGACTCACTCACTAGCGAGCGCGATGAGCTGCAAGGTGATGTTGATTCGCTAACGGCGCTACGCGAAGAGGAAGAGCAGAGTCTAAGCCAGGTGCGCGGTGAGTTGGATGACGTAATGGTCGCTCTGGATCTGGGGCGTGAAGAGGTGGCAAGCGTCGAGAGTGATATCGAGCAGCGTGAGAATCAGCTGGAGCGTTTGGAGAGCCAGTTAAGCGAATGGCGCGATGAGCTGTCGACGTTAGACAGCCGCTTGGCCGATGCAGAAGAGTCGGCAGGTGAGGCTACATCATCTTCACAAAGCAGTCCTGCTGAAGAAGGAACTTCAGAGGGAAGCTCTTCAGATAGCTCTTCGGATAGCTCGTCAGAGGAGAGCTCTTCCAGTGAGAGCGCCAATGATAGCGATGGCGGCAGTGAAGAGTCTCAGCAAAACGCTGGTTAA
- the cobA gene encoding uroporphyrinogen-III C-methyltransferase: MEAGREQTSQPYGLVSLVGAGPGDPELLTLKAYKRLQSAEVVLYDRLVSDEIIAFIPSEAQRFYVGKARSLHSVPQEGINQALVKWAHQGKRVVRLKGGDPFIFGRGGEELEALVAAQVSVEVIPGVTAASGCAAYAGIPLTHRDHAQSVRFVTGHLQQGECELDWDALARPGQTLVFYMGLGSVEVISQALMKHGLAPDTPLALIEQGTTRQQLTHVGTLSALPATFLAGYIKPPTLLIVGSVVSLHTTLDWFNAHNGGASGFHEGKHPPST, from the coding sequence TTGGAAGCAGGACGAGAGCAAACGTCTCAGCCATACGGCTTGGTAAGTCTAGTGGGCGCGGGTCCTGGCGATCCGGAGTTGTTAACGCTAAAAGCGTATAAACGCCTTCAGTCCGCTGAAGTGGTGCTTTACGACCGCTTGGTTAGCGATGAAATTATCGCCTTTATACCCAGCGAGGCGCAGCGATTTTATGTGGGTAAAGCACGCTCGCTGCACAGCGTCCCCCAAGAGGGCATTAATCAAGCGCTTGTGAAGTGGGCTCATCAGGGTAAGCGCGTCGTGCGCTTGAAAGGCGGTGATCCGTTTATTTTTGGCCGTGGTGGAGAAGAGCTTGAGGCGTTGGTGGCGGCGCAAGTGAGCGTGGAAGTGATTCCAGGGGTGACCGCAGCCTCAGGCTGCGCCGCGTATGCAGGAATTCCCTTAACGCATCGCGATCACGCCCAGTCGGTGCGTTTTGTCACCGGGCATTTGCAGCAGGGTGAGTGTGAACTTGACTGGGATGCGCTAGCGAGGCCCGGGCAAACCTTGGTGTTTTATATGGGCTTAGGCAGCGTGGAGGTGATTAGCCAAGCGCTGATGAAGCACGGTTTAGCGCCAGATACGCCGCTGGCGTTAATTGAGCAGGGGACGACCCGCCAACAGCTTACCCATGTAGGTACGCTGTCTGCACTGCCTGCTACTTTCTTGGCGGGCTACATTAAACCGCCTACGCTGCTAATAGTGGGTAGCGTTGTATCACTGCATACCACACTGGATTGGTTTAATGCGCATAATGGGGGGGCTTCAGGCTTCCATGAGGGAAAGCACCCGCCTTCTACCTAA
- a CDS encoding GGDEF domain-containing protein produces the protein MPVNDIDAPEQVSADHLVPHIPGVIFQFHRARNGHMRFPYLEGGGVALKHIDRELLAENAGQLVEQLTGNDHPKIMSAIERSARWMLPLTTRFRLPFPKEKPHWIAVSAKPTPVDDGVQWNGIMMDISDQVGEEQRLRKLCDTDPLTQLPNRRKLMMHLTHVASLSTRHGTPLSIMMIDIDHFKRLNDRWGHLHGDDVLKQLATHTQSLLRCEDMVARLGGEEFMVVLPLTPLQQCHALADRLRQAISVRDFGMGPGQVTLSIGVAEYRCGEPLTSLIERADQALYSAKDVGRDCVCHLR, from the coding sequence ATGCCCGTGAATGATATAGACGCACCCGAGCAAGTCAGTGCAGACCACCTTGTACCCCACATACCCGGCGTTATCTTTCAGTTTCACCGTGCGCGCAATGGTCATATGCGGTTTCCCTATTTAGAGGGCGGTGGCGTGGCTCTAAAACATATTGACCGGGAGCTGCTTGCCGAAAATGCGGGCCAGTTGGTTGAGCAACTAACTGGCAACGACCACCCCAAAATAATGTCCGCGATAGAGCGCTCAGCGCGCTGGATGCTGCCTCTCACTACACGATTTCGGCTTCCGTTTCCAAAAGAAAAACCCCACTGGATTGCGGTTAGCGCCAAACCCACGCCCGTTGACGATGGCGTGCAGTGGAACGGCATAATGATGGACATCAGCGACCAAGTCGGCGAAGAGCAACGGCTTCGCAAGTTATGCGATACCGACCCCCTGACGCAACTGCCCAATCGGCGCAAACTGATGATGCACTTGACCCATGTTGCTTCGCTTAGTACCCGCCACGGTACACCGCTGTCCATCATGATGATCGATATTGATCACTTTAAACGTCTGAACGACCGCTGGGGCCACCTGCATGGGGATGACGTGCTTAAACAGTTAGCAACCCATACCCAGTCACTACTGCGCTGTGAAGATATGGTGGCTCGGCTGGGAGGAGAAGAGTTCATGGTCGTGCTGCCGCTCACGCCGCTGCAGCAATGCCATGCACTTGCCGATCGCTTACGCCAAGCCATCAGTGTGCGCGACTTCGGCATGGGGCCAGGCCAGGTGACGCTAAGTATTGGGGTGGCCGAATATCGCTGCGGCGAACCCCTAACGAGCCTGATCGAGCGGGCCGACCAAGCGCTGTATAGCGCCAAAGACGTTGGTCGCGACTGCGTTTGCCATCTACGCTAA
- a CDS encoding 4a-hydroxytetrahydrobiopterin dehydratase, whose product MTTLANAICEPCSKDAQPLSKDEAQERLKSLSQWQIVEHDGIMKLSRSFKFRDFASALAFTQSVGEIAEQAGHHPVIVTEWGKATVTWWSHAIKGLHLNDFILAARTDEVAE is encoded by the coding sequence ATGACCACGCTAGCCAACGCTATTTGTGAACCGTGTAGCAAAGATGCTCAGCCGCTAAGCAAAGATGAAGCCCAAGAGCGGCTAAAAAGCCTCAGCCAGTGGCAGATTGTCGAGCACGATGGCATCATGAAGCTGTCACGAAGTTTTAAATTCCGTGACTTTGCCAGCGCGTTGGCGTTTACCCAAAGCGTTGGCGAGATTGCCGAGCAGGCTGGCCATCACCCCGTTATCGTGACTGAGTGGGGCAAAGCCACCGTCACGTGGTGGTCTCATGCTATTAAAGGCCTGCATCTTAATGACTTCATTCTTGCCGCCAGAACCGACGAGGTAGCCGAATAA
- a CDS encoding aromatic amino acid transaminase gives MFEHIERVPGDAILGLIEAFKKDTNPQKVDLGVGVYRDTQGNTPVMRAVKEAEARLLKNETTKTYIGSHGAPSYGEVVLPMVFGAESPVLKANRASATQSPGGTGALRLAADFIASQLPGKGIWVSDPTWPNHHGIFTAAGIALHKYPYVDPDNRLDFDGMRTALKSIPEGDVVVLHACCHNPTGFDLSHAQWQEVLEIVRERKLLPLIDFAYQGFGEGLDEDAYGVRLLAENLDEAIITSSCSKNFGIYCERTGCLIMVAKDSEQMDNIRSQVAIVARENYSNPPAHGGAIVSEILHDPELTALWREELTEMRDRINTLRRDFVEALKPYGLDEKYACVAEQRGMFSYTGLTPEQVDRLRDEFGIYMVRSGRANVAGFSQENLPYLAKAIAAVND, from the coding sequence ATGTTTGAGCATATTGAGCGAGTCCCAGGAGACGCCATTCTCGGGCTGATCGAAGCTTTCAAAAAAGATACCAATCCGCAAAAAGTGGATCTAGGTGTTGGTGTTTACCGCGATACCCAAGGCAATACGCCGGTAATGCGCGCCGTTAAGGAAGCAGAAGCTCGCCTGCTCAAGAATGAAACGACGAAAACCTATATCGGTTCTCACGGTGCCCCCAGCTATGGGGAAGTAGTCCTTCCAATGGTGTTTGGCGCTGAGTCACCGGTACTAAAAGCCAACCGTGCCAGCGCCACCCAGTCGCCTGGCGGCACCGGTGCCCTGCGTTTAGCAGCTGACTTCATCGCTTCACAACTACCGGGCAAAGGTATCTGGGTAAGCGACCCAACCTGGCCCAACCACCACGGTATTTTTACCGCGGCGGGTATTGCACTGCATAAATACCCCTATGTAGACCCCGACAACCGTCTCGATTTTGACGGTATGCGGACAGCGCTGAAAAGCATTCCAGAAGGCGATGTGGTGGTACTCCATGCCTGCTGCCACAACCCGACCGGGTTTGACCTTTCCCACGCCCAGTGGCAGGAAGTGCTGGAAATTGTCCGTGAACGCAAGCTACTGCCGTTGATCGACTTTGCCTATCAGGGCTTTGGCGAAGGCCTGGATGAGGACGCTTACGGCGTTCGCCTGCTGGCAGAAAACCTCGACGAAGCGATCATCACCAGTTCCTGCTCCAAGAACTTCGGTATTTATTGCGAGCGTACCGGTTGTTTAATCATGGTGGCAAAAGACAGCGAGCAGATGGATAACATTCGCTCACAGGTCGCGATCGTTGCCCGGGAAAACTACTCCAACCCGCCTGCTCACGGTGGCGCTATCGTCAGCGAGATTCTCCATGACCCAGAGCTGACTGCGCTATGGCGCGAAGAGCTCACCGAAATGCGCGACCGTATTAACACCCTGCGTCGCGACTTCGTTGAAGCCCTGAAGCCCTACGGGCTGGATGAAAAATACGCCTGCGTAGCAGAGCAGCGGGGCATGTTCTCCTACACCGGCTTAACGCCGGAACAGGTGGATCGCCTACGCGATGAGTTTGGCATCTACATGGTGCGCTCAGGCCGCGCCAACGTAGCAGGCTTCTCCCAGGAGAACCTGCCCTACCTGGCCAAAGCAATCGCTGCTGTCAACGACTAG
- a CDS encoding NCS2 family permease, whose protein sequence is MAAASTHYPWYKKEDTDAFFALFQNNIANFVIIAITMLGMGFPSSIVYGQVLPGAAVAVMVGNFYYAWSAARLARKENRADVTALSYGISTPVMFVFLFGVLLPAKQLTGDAEMAWKVAVAACFISGAIEAAISVIGRWVQYHLPRAAMLGAVAGVALTFIAGEMLFKTLEMPVIGLLVLAIIIVGLVARVSMPFKLPTSLFAIIVGTAMAYLIGDAGTERFSDAFTHLGFYPLLPNLAWFEGLGLLLTSMLAVLTVVLPITLYNAIETMNNVEAMEAAGDKYDVRECQAVDGAGTMIGALFGGVFPTTVYIATVGAKWMGAGRGYSLLNGAVYALVTMFGLIAALAAIIPVSVVAPILVFVGMSMIATAFQANDTRYYPAVALAMLPYFANYVMTRFNRGAGEVVTDISSAIVVMGQGAMFMAILLGAMTVSVIDHQFRRAAAFAAIAAGFSFVGLMHAPELSFNAAPEFVMGYLGMGLLFTYFSFQEAGHRR, encoded by the coding sequence ATGGCGGCTGCCAGCACACACTACCCCTGGTATAAAAAAGAAGACACTGACGCGTTCTTCGCCCTGTTCCAAAACAACATTGCCAACTTTGTCATTATCGCTATCACCATGCTCGGCATGGGATTCCCCTCCTCTATTGTCTATGGGCAGGTGCTGCCAGGCGCAGCAGTAGCGGTAATGGTGGGTAATTTCTACTATGCGTGGAGCGCGGCAAGGCTGGCCCGCAAAGAGAATCGTGCCGATGTAACGGCGCTCTCTTACGGCATCTCAACCCCGGTGATGTTTGTATTTCTGTTCGGTGTGTTACTCCCTGCAAAACAGCTCACCGGCGATGCCGAAATGGCCTGGAAAGTGGCGGTGGCCGCCTGCTTTATCAGCGGCGCCATCGAAGCCGCCATCAGCGTGATTGGCCGCTGGGTGCAGTATCACCTGCCGCGCGCCGCCATGCTGGGCGCCGTTGCCGGGGTCGCCCTGACCTTTATCGCCGGTGAAATGCTGTTTAAAACGTTGGAAATGCCGGTGATTGGCCTGCTGGTGTTAGCCATCATTATTGTTGGTCTGGTCGCACGAGTAAGTATGCCGTTTAAACTGCCCACTTCGCTCTTTGCCATCATCGTTGGTACCGCCATGGCCTATTTGATTGGCGATGCCGGCACCGAACGCTTTAGCGATGCCTTTACCCACCTGGGCTTTTATCCGCTGCTTCCTAATCTCGCTTGGTTCGAAGGGTTGGGGTTACTACTGACCAGTATGCTCGCGGTACTCACCGTGGTGCTGCCGATCACGCTCTATAACGCCATTGAGACCATGAACAATGTGGAGGCGATGGAAGCCGCGGGCGATAAATACGATGTGCGCGAGTGCCAGGCGGTTGATGGCGCAGGCACGATGATTGGCGCGCTGTTTGGCGGCGTGTTTCCGACCACGGTCTATATTGCCACTGTAGGGGCCAAATGGATGGGTGCTGGCCGCGGCTACAGCTTGCTCAACGGCGCTGTCTACGCGCTGGTCACCATGTTCGGTTTAATCGCCGCCCTGGCCGCCATCATCCCCGTTTCCGTGGTCGCCCCGATTTTGGTGTTTGTCGGCATGTCGATGATTGCCACCGCGTTTCAAGCCAACGACACACGCTACTACCCTGCCGTGGCGCTGGCCATGCTGCCCTATTTCGCCAACTATGTGATGACCCGCTTTAACCGCGGGGCGGGCGAGGTCGTCACCGATATTTCCAGCGCTATTGTGGTAATGGGCCAGGGAGCGATGTTTATGGCCATTCTTTTGGGCGCTATGACAGTGTCGGTAATTGATCACCAGTTCCGGCGTGCGGCCGCCTTCGCCGCCATTGCTGCAGGCTTCTCGTTCGTCGGGCTAATGCATGCCCCGGAGCTGTCATTCAATGCTGCCCCTGAGTTCGTGATGGGCTACCTGGGTATGGGGCTGCTATTTACCTACTTCTCTTTTCAGGAAGCTGGGCACCGGCGTTAA
- a CDS encoding MATE family efflux transporter, protein MVMQQRELAITLWRQTWPMAIGVLALLGFQLVDSAFIARLGTAQLAAQSFTFPLSFLIIGIQVGMGIAIAALISRALGAGEGERARRLSSLVLMAGGGVIGLLALILWLFHVPIFRLLGADAATLSYIYIYWGPQLLSAWLGALLYFSYSVFRAHGDTRLPGKMMVLSSLVNLALDPLLIFGVGNWQGWGLPGAAWATVIAFTVGLMVTTRKLFKRQWSSRQGLWLEAKHSWRPFTGIAAPAMVSQLMPPLAAMLAISVVAALGESEVAAWGLASRLETLSLMAILAMTMSLPPWLGRCYGAGDWAQIQQLMRLAIKVALVWQLSLGVLLALGAPWLAKALAGNPEVQSELTLLIRFLLPSYAALGVCMIVVSAGNALGWPLRAMLLSSARLFICYLPCLWLGSQLFGWWGLAAGAAVGNLLAGLMAWQVLRRILSRPHRQAGFVN, encoded by the coding sequence ATGGTGATGCAGCAACGCGAGTTGGCAATAACCCTATGGCGTCAAACCTGGCCCATGGCCATCGGGGTGTTGGCACTATTGGGTTTTCAACTTGTTGATAGCGCCTTTATTGCCCGTTTAGGAACTGCTCAGCTCGCCGCTCAGTCGTTCACCTTTCCGCTTTCCTTCCTGATTATCGGTATTCAGGTAGGCATGGGTATTGCCATTGCCGCGCTTATTTCCCGGGCGCTAGGTGCAGGAGAAGGCGAGCGGGCGAGGCGCTTAAGCAGTTTGGTGTTAATGGCTGGCGGTGGAGTGATCGGTCTATTGGCGCTCATATTGTGGCTATTCCATGTGCCCATTTTTCGTCTGCTGGGTGCCGATGCGGCCACGCTCTCGTATATCTATATCTACTGGGGGCCGCAGCTGTTATCCGCGTGGCTGGGGGCGCTGCTCTATTTCAGTTATAGCGTCTTTCGTGCCCATGGGGATACCCGGTTGCCAGGCAAGATGATGGTGCTGAGTAGCCTTGTTAACCTTGCGCTCGACCCTCTGCTGATTTTTGGGGTCGGCAATTGGCAGGGCTGGGGTTTGCCCGGCGCTGCCTGGGCAACCGTCATCGCCTTTACAGTGGGGCTGATGGTGACGACCCGTAAATTGTTCAAACGTCAGTGGTCATCACGGCAGGGGCTGTGGCTAGAGGCAAAGCACTCCTGGCGCCCATTTACAGGCATTGCCGCCCCAGCGATGGTCAGCCAATTAATGCCGCCCTTGGCAGCGATGCTGGCTATCTCAGTGGTGGCTGCGCTGGGTGAAAGTGAAGTGGCGGCTTGGGGCTTGGCGAGCCGTTTGGAAACGCTTTCGCTGATGGCCATTCTGGCCATGACCATGTCGCTACCGCCGTGGTTAGGTCGCTGCTATGGTGCCGGTGATTGGGCGCAGATTCAGCAACTTATGCGTTTGGCGATAAAAGTGGCACTGGTTTGGCAGCTCAGTCTCGGCGTACTGCTGGCCTTGGGAGCCCCCTGGTTGGCCAAGGCCTTAGCGGGTAATCCTGAGGTGCAGAGTGAGTTGACGCTGCTCATCCGCTTTCTGCTGCCCAGCTACGCAGCGCTGGGCGTCTGTATGATCGTGGTTTCGGCGGGGAACGCCCTAGGTTGGCCGTTGCGAGCGATGCTGTTATCCAGCGCACGGCTGTTTATTTGCTATTTGCCCTGTTTGTGGCTGGGCTCGCAGTTGTTCGGCTGGTGGGGGCTTGCGGCAGGCGCCGCTGTGGGTAACCTGCTGGCAGGCTTGATGGCCTGGCAAGTCCTGCGGCGTATTCTCTCCCGCCCGCATCGGCAGGCGGGATTCGTCAATTAA
- a CDS encoding YceI family protein: MLKKTAFASAIAAAALVPLSQAQAADYQIDTEGQHAFVQFKISHLGFSYILGSFEEFDGQFAYDPEDLDASSAEIEVQVNSLTSNHAERDRHILSDDFLNASEFPTATFTSTGFESTGDNEGVLTGDLTLHGETQEIEMPVTLMGEGDDPWGNYRAGFEGSTTLTLGDYGIDMSDFPESMHELELYVTFEGIRQ; the protein is encoded by the coding sequence ATGCTAAAGAAGACTGCATTTGCCTCTGCGATTGCCGCTGCAGCGCTGGTTCCATTGAGCCAAGCACAGGCAGCTGATTACCAAATTGACACTGAAGGCCAGCACGCCTTTGTTCAGTTTAAAATTTCTCACCTGGGCTTCTCTTACATTCTGGGTAGCTTCGAAGAGTTTGACGGCCAGTTTGCTTACGATCCAGAAGATTTGGATGCTTCTTCTGCCGAAATCGAAGTGCAGGTTAATAGTCTGACCAGCAACCACGCTGAGCGCGATCGTCACATCTTAAGCGATGATTTTCTCAATGCTAGCGAGTTTCCGACGGCCACCTTCACGTCAACTGGCTTTGAATCAACCGGCGATAATGAAGGTGTGCTGACAGGTGACCTAACCCTGCACGGCGAAACCCAGGAAATTGAAATGCCGGTGACGCTGATGGGGGAGGGTGATGACCCTTGGGGCAACTACCGCGCTGGCTTTGAAGGTAGCACCACGCTGACCCTGGGTGATTATGGTATCGACATGAGCGATTTCCCTGAATCCATGCATGAGCTTGAGCTATACGTGACGTTTGAAGGTATTCGTCAGTAA
- a CDS encoding cytochrome b — protein sequence MWRNSRSGWGLISILFHWLSALTIIGLFALGWWMTDLGYYDPWYNQGPWVHRSIGILLLFATLARLVWRFVQPTPRAEGSRLETIAAHLGHIVLYVLVLGVMVSGYLISTADGRGISVFGWFEVPALLYDLPNQASLAGDIHWYSALALMILAGGHALAALKHHWLDKHATLVRMLNPAYSMRNDSK from the coding sequence ATGTGGCGGAACAGTCGCAGCGGATGGGGATTGATCAGTATTCTATTTCACTGGCTAAGCGCGCTAACTATTATCGGGCTGTTTGCGTTAGGGTGGTGGATGACCGACCTTGGCTATTATGACCCTTGGTATAATCAGGGGCCTTGGGTGCACCGCTCTATTGGCATCTTGCTTCTGTTTGCTACGCTAGCGCGTTTGGTGTGGCGCTTCGTCCAGCCGACACCCCGTGCAGAGGGTAGCCGTTTAGAAACCATTGCGGCTCATCTCGGCCATATTGTTCTTTATGTGCTTGTATTAGGGGTCATGGTGAGTGGCTACTTGATCTCTACCGCCGATGGTCGTGGTATCAGTGTATTTGGTTGGTTTGAAGTGCCCGCGCTGCTTTATGATCTGCCCAATCAGGCAAGTCTGGCGGGTGATATTCATTGGTACAGCGCTTTGGCGCTAATGATTCTTGCCGGTGGTCATGCGCTCGCCGCGCTCAAGCACCACTGGTTAGATAAGCACGCAACGCTGGTGCGTATGCTTAATCCAGCCTATAGCATGCGCAATGATTCAAAGTAG
- a CDS encoding O-succinylhomoserine sulfhydrylase yields the protein MHDDNHQEDSHQDEWSLETLAIRAGHQRTFEQEHSEPIFPTSSFVYASAAEAARKFGGQEPGNVYSRFTNPTVHTFERRLAALEGGERCVATSSGMSAILSTALALLSAGDEIVASRSLFGSTVSLFDKYLGKLGITTRYVELSSVSAWEAAIGPKTRLLFAETPSNPLSEIADIPALAALAKRHNALLAIDNCFLTPALQQPLALGADLVIHSATKYLDGQGRAVGGAVVGSHALLEEVFGVVRTCGPCLSPFNAWIFTKGLETLSLRMNAHCENALTLARWLYAHPAVTQVFYSGLEDHPQHALAKRQQKGFGAVLGFEVKGGQEGAWQVIDATRMLSITGNLGDVKTTITHPATTTHGRLSDSQKEAAGITPGLIRVAVGLESQRDIQRDLARGLDVLAD from the coding sequence ATGCATGATGACAATCACCAGGAAGACAGTCACCAGGATGAGTGGTCACTTGAGACGCTGGCGATCCGTGCGGGACATCAGCGAACCTTCGAGCAGGAGCATTCGGAGCCCATATTTCCGACTTCAAGCTTTGTTTACGCAAGCGCTGCCGAAGCGGCGCGTAAATTTGGTGGGCAGGAGCCGGGCAACGTTTACTCGCGCTTTACCAATCCGACTGTACATACCTTTGAGCGCCGCTTAGCGGCCCTTGAGGGTGGCGAGCGCTGTGTCGCCACCAGTTCGGGTATGTCCGCGATTCTTTCCACCGCGCTGGCACTACTTTCAGCGGGGGACGAGATAGTGGCTTCCCGGTCGCTGTTTGGGTCTACGGTTAGCCTGTTCGATAAGTACTTAGGCAAGCTGGGTATTACCACGCGTTATGTGGAGCTTTCCAGCGTTTCAGCCTGGGAGGCGGCGATCGGCCCTAAAACACGGCTACTGTTTGCCGAAACGCCCTCAAACCCGCTGTCAGAAATTGCTGATATTCCGGCCCTGGCAGCGCTGGCAAAGCGTCACAACGCGCTACTGGCGATAGATAACTGCTTTCTTACCCCGGCACTTCAACAGCCCCTGGCGTTGGGCGCTGATTTGGTCATTCACTCGGCGACCAAGTACCTGGACGGCCAAGGCCGCGCAGTGGGTGGCGCTGTGGTCGGTAGTCATGCGCTGCTTGAAGAGGTGTTCGGCGTGGTGCGCACCTGCGGGCCTTGCCTGAGTCCTTTCAACGCGTGGATTTTTACCAAGGGCCTGGAAACCCTCTCGCTGCGTATGAATGCTCACTGTGAGAACGCCTTGACCCTAGCGCGCTGGCTGTATGCTCACCCGGCGGTGACGCAGGTGTTTTATAGTGGACTGGAAGATCACCCTCAGCACGCCCTGGCCAAACGGCAGCAAAAGGGATTTGGCGCCGTATTGGGCTTTGAAGTGAAGGGGGGGCAGGAGGGTGCATGGCAGGTGATTGACGCAACCCGTATGCTCTCTATCACGGGTAACCTGGGTGATGTTAAAACCACCATTACCCATCCAGCGACGACAACCCATGGCCGTTTATCCGATTCGCAGAAAGAGGCGGCAGGTATTACGCCAGGCCTTATTCGCGTGGCGGTAGGCCTGGAGAGCCAGCGGGATATCCAGCGCGACCTTGCCCGCGGACTGGACGTTCTGGCTGACTAA